In the genome of Vicia villosa cultivar HV-30 ecotype Madison, WI linkage group LG7, Vvil1.0, whole genome shotgun sequence, one region contains:
- the LOC131619092 gene encoding uncharacterized protein LOC131619092: protein MEQLEHNLAALREEVTQLKGSVEEIKGGMTQMLSFMKDLMDKQEKAKDVQSQYEEISNDANPLLGFVLGFDPHKSNAHSSKRVIRTREEGEASHEGFIPTTQKEGAPRTVRIPTNNPPKDEDYVDLQYGDVDETNQGPQHKQTQYDSEENARNSGQIKALEERLKAVEGYDEGETNAVVHQESRPPTSFPPQQNRFQGPQMRFDPLPTSRSEILKYLMSESLVELKPMPPPLPRKAAPRFNPNERCEYHANSPRHTLEKCWAFRHKVQDLIESGAIAFDKPNVKTNPMPHHDGTVNAIEVVTEQELVQQRSSPIDALKRYLLAKGFILEHNEAFKDTLQRLVDQEVIQLKEHPEEEYVAMLDRNEPLIIPSQGARKPLIIPCSKAPLLIPTQGYTRIIPVRAPYPVDKMKVVPWEYNSGTDTAVTNIVGPGGMTRSGRIFKTAQPNENVTQASNQTTATPTEEGMAKDKEATNKDAEEFLALIKKSDYRMVDQLHQTPSKISLLSLLVHSEKHRDALMKILNAAHVTKDIIVNQFDGMVANLTAGACLGFSDHELPPQGKEHNKALHISIQCGKAHLSRVLIDTGSSLNVMPKATLDKIALEGLVVRPSRLVVKAFDGSQSPVFGEVDLPVVVGPHTFCINFQVMEIEPAYTCLLGRPWIHAAGAVTSTLHQKIKFVNGNSIVTVNGEEDIFVSNLDSYRYIEAGERTLETAFQALEIATAITLPFQNCDLS from the exons atggaacagctAGAGCATAATCTAGCCGCCCTTCGCGAGGAGGTAACCCAATTGAAAGGCTCTGTGGAGGAAATTAAGGGAGGAATGACTCAGATGCTAAGTTTCATGAAAGACCTCATGGACAAACAAGAAAAGGCTAAGGATGTTCAGAGTCAGTATGAAGAAATATCGAACGATGCCAACCCGCTGTTAGGATTTGTTCTAGGCTTTGACCCTCACAAGTCAAATGCTCACTCCTCTAAGAGAGTTATCAGAACCCGTGAAGAGGGAGAAGCTTCCCATGAAGGATTCATTCCTACCACCCAGAAAGAGGGAGCACCTCGCACTGTTCGCATCCCTACTAACAATCCGCCTAAGGACGAGGACTATGTGGATTTGCAATATGGGGACGTGGATGAAACAAATCAGGGACCCCAGCATAAGCAAACCCAATATGATTCTGAAGAGAATGCTAGAAATAGCGGACAAATCAAAGCGCTAGAAGAAAGACTGAAAGCAGTAGAAGGATATGAC gaaggggagaccaatgcGGTAGTGCATCAAGAATCTAGACCTCCTACGTCGTTCCCACCTCAACAAAACAGATTCCAAGGTCCTCAAATGAGATTTGATCCTTTACCCACTTCCAGAAGCGAGATACTGAAATATTTGATGAGCGAGTCGTTGGTGGAGCTCAAACCAATGCCACCTCCTCTCCCCAGAAAGGCTGCACCTAGATTCAACcctaatgaaaggtgtgaatatcATGCTAATTCTCCCAGACACACACTGGAAAAATGTTGGGCTTTTAGACACAAGGTTCAAGACTTGATAGAGTCAGGAGCAATCGCCTTCGACAAACCTAATGTGAAAACGAATCCCATGCCTCATCATGATGGCACAGTCAATGCAATTGAAGTCGTTACTGAGCAAGAGTTAGTTCAACAACggagctcccccatagatgcccttaagaggtatctactcgCAAAGGGGTTCATtctagaacataacgaagcttttaAGGACACCTTGCAGAGACTCGTGGACCAAGAAGTAATTCAATTGAAAGAACATCCTGAGGAAGAGTATGTGGCTATGCTAGATAGGAATGAGCCATTGATAATACCCAGTCAAGGGGCAAGGAAGCCACTAATTATTCCTTGTTCTAAAGCGCCATTGCTGATACCCACACAAGGGTACACTAGGATCATCCCAGTCAGAGCTCCGTACCCTGTGGACAAAATGAAAGTAGTTCCTTGGGAATATAATTCTGGCACTGATACTGCCGTAACAAACATTGTTGGGCCTGGGGGCATGACTCGTAGCGGCCGCATATTCAAGACTGCACAACCTAATGAAAACGTGACGCAAGCCAGCAATCAGACTACTGCAACCCCAACTGAAGAGGGCATGGCCAAGGATAAGGAAGCCACTAATAAGGACGCTGAGGAGTTTTTGGCGTTAATCAAAAAGAGTGATTATAGGATGGTGGACCAGTTACACCAGACTCCGTCTAAAATATCGCTCCTCTCGCTACTAGTACACTCAGAGAAGCATCGAGACgccttgatgaaaatcctaaacGCCGCTCATGTAACCAAAGACATCATTGTAAACCAATTcgatggaatggtggctaatctcacCGCTGGGGCATGTTTAGGATTCAGTGATCATGAACTACCTCCACAAGGGAAGGAGcataacaaagccttgcatatctccatacaatgtgggAAAGCTCACCTATCTagggttctgattgatacaggttcgtcattaaacgtgatgccaaaagctacTCTCGATAAAATAGCTTTGGAAGGCCTAGTAGTTAGACCAAGTCGTTTGGTAGTCAAAGCCTTCGATGGATCACAAAGTCCGGTGTTCGGAGAAGTGGACCTCCCTGTGGTAGTTGGTCCTCACACTttttgcatcaatttccaagtgatggagattgaaccAGCTTACACTTGCTTATTGGGACGTCCCTGGATTCACGCCGCTGGGGCAGTTACCTCCACCCTtcatcagaaaataaaatttgtgaATGGGAACTCTATAGTGACCGTCAATGGGGAGGAGGACATATTTGTTAGTAATCTAGATTCGTACCGATACATTGAGGCCGGAGAAAGGACACTAGAAACTGCGTTCCAAGCACTAGAAATTGCGACTGCTATCACATTgccttttcaaaactgcgatttatcataa